gccttatgttgtagCTATGTATGTACATTCCTCTCTACACCTTTTTAAAAAGTGTACAAATCTCTGATGGCATTAAATTATggtgtaataaaaaattttaggtAGTCTTCTTATTGTTTGTTGTAgcagatcattttttttttatatctcttgtatttttttttggctatttgttttatagccttttttaatatattctcgatgattatataaaaaaaatatgtacaaatcaataaaaaaaaatagatcttgATGTGACTTGttagaaaatatttcatcttcgagggaaaaaaaataaaattcacaaccCTTTCCCCATTCCTTTTTATCACCTTTTAGGTACAATTAAACCCATCAAAGTCAACAAAAAATGATATCCACGTGCTGTTGCGTTTATCTCCGTAATGACAAGAAGTGTTTGGTGCTAgagattttaattataatcGATCATTCATGACAATAGAGGCAATAGTATAGTACAATATTTGGTAAATGATGGGTCGATCCACCCCATTAAAACCTCATAGCATTATAACAAAGGTAGGTAACTCATAAACAGAGATGGTTGGGCTAATATGGgagcaaaaatgagtgccataCCCACCCTCGATTGCTAGGCCAATGTTTAGGGTTAGATATTTATTATTGTACTAGAACACAAATGTCCTTTAGGGTTACAtgcccatgaaaaaaaaaaaaaaaaagcttagggTTTTTATGGTTTAAACCTAACACCACTCTCTAACGAGGGCAGTCCCCTACACACTCCAATCAAAAACTATTTATATGCGAAAGGCATCTGCCATGACAAGACAAGCACTATTTTACTTAATCCCATCTTTAGCAGAGCGTGGAGATAACGTGTGGGGAAATAGTAAAACTTTTACTATTGCCAtctagggttttcttttttcttttgcccTCGTACAAGCCTCACCAAGAGAGCTAATGGATGGTGATAAGAACCGCACATTCTTGACACGTGGGTGTTTTCTATTGGCTAAGCCTCACTTTCCACGGCTTCTCTCAACCTttactctctttctctctctatacaTATATGCCAGGGATTGTATCATGTGCATGGTTATAACATGACATGGTCATGGGCAtgcttttttaattcaaaataaaacctgGTTCCCAAGACAAAAGTTAAAAACtcactctcactctctctctctctctctcttcttctctctctagcTGAAGAATCGAAAACCTCTCTAAAAAGCTAGGTTTTTAGAAACTTCGCGCTCTAATTCTACACAGTCACCTCTGAATCTCAGCTTGTGATTTATATCTTCTTCTTGATGACCAAATGCTCTCTATGATGATACCTTTCTTTGAACTGGCCGTGAAGAATTGAAGTCAAGTTCGTTCAAGATCGTAGCTTGTGATTTTCTAGTGAGAAAAGGTTTGACTTTTACTCGAAttactcttttttatatttctggGTGTttttgattgttgatgttttgtTGATTCGTGTGGGTTCTAGCTGTGGTTTAGCTTGTTTGTTAGTGTTATTTAGGTCATTTTACTGCTTGAAGCACGTTAAGTTTGTTCATTTCCATGCGTTTTATCATTTCGGCTCTTTCTGGGGTgtgaattgattgatttttgtgATATTTCATGGggatttttgtgtgtgtttcgTGTCTATTGAATTTGTGTTGACTGTTTACTCATGGTCAATTTGTGTGGAAATGAAACCCTaaagttttcattttataattgagGTCCATGATTGTAATAGTTAACTTGGAGCTTTTAGAGGATGTTTTGAATTgggtttatagttttttcttgttttaattgagAGATTAATGACTTCTTCTCTTGAGTTAGCACTGCTAGTTTTATGTAACCCTAATCTATGATTTGTCTTACTGGGGTTATTTCTTGAATTAGTTTGTAATTAAAATGAAGGGATTTCATTACATGTTTGATTATATTCTATGTGAAGCACTGATATGGTAAGTGAAGATTTATGTTTGTTGTGATGAAATCTAGGGTTTCTCTAAGTTTTGCTTTGTGATGTCATTTACTTGTATTTGCAAGTGGTTGTTATTTTATGTGCTTAATCActttaaattatagaattttgATGTGTTACTTGATTAGAACGAAAGCTAGAAGGAAGCTTTGTTTTTAGTTTACATTTGCTAATAATTATGAACAAACCCTAAGGTGTATGTTTGGACCATCTCTTAAGATCTTCTGATCTACTTTGGAACTGTAATGGCTTGTTTTGGTTTGCCTGTCATCCATGTTGTTTTAAACTGAATAATTTTGTAAGTTTAGcatatggtgttttttttttatataataatctaGTGTATTAATCATTAGCATATGATAATATACATTATGACTTAAGATTTGTATTGTGTATGCATAGGAAATTTGTCGTTTGGCAGTTGTGCTATCAGCTTCCTTGTACCATGGAAAGGACTATGTTAGTGGAGAAGAATCATCCTGGTAGCCATTCAAAACTTGTCTCCAAGGTGGAATCATCCATTAGGATCGATTCCATAACAATTGACCTGGACAATGCTGATGAGAAAGTTGAGGCAGAAAAATGCTCACATTTTTCTATGCGGTAAGCCTTGATCCCAATCATTTGGTAGGATTAAAATTTAGTTTCTCATGTTACATGTTTTGGTTAAACACTAGCATTTTTCAGCATGTGGTCCATGGGAATGCTTGTCTGATTTTTGAGTTGTTAACACCATGCATATTTAGcttctttacacttttttttttaatgttttcgttttgtttttcatattatataCTGTCTCGGGCTTtaacttttatatttgttatttgttcATCATTGAATATACTACTGATGAGAACTAAACAATAGCCTTTAGTACTATTGATGAGATGCAAATGAGGAATTTGTTGGATACCTTTTAGTTGGCCATAATATTTAGCTAGCACCAATGGTATTCAAAACAAATCTGGAACAATCCATTGGGAACTGTCAACGAACTTGGAAGAGAAATTGTTACTTGCTAGTCTCAAGTATTGATTTCTGAAAGCATACAATTGAAAAATGGAGGAAATATATAGCTCAGCATAAGATATTAGGAATTTTTCTGCACATAGTAATTTTCCATGTGCTTATCTCTTGTTGCTGCAAATTCTGAGTTActgaaaatgaacaaaaaaattcttatattcTGAATGCAGTGGATATGTATCTGAAATTCGTAAACGAGACTGGAAGATCTGTTGGCCGTTTGTGTCAGATGGTGACAGTAATAACTATGAGGAGCAAGCATGCCTTCTTCCTCCTTTACATGTTCCAAAATTCCGATTTTGGCGTTGTCAGAACTGTGTGTGGGAAGTTGATGCCACTGCGAACTGTTACGGAAGTACTGCTCTAAAATCATGCAGTACTGGATTCAAATCCACTAAAGTTAGTTCCCATGCACCAATCCTTGGTGATGATGCAATGCTTCCATCTGATGTTCAGGGAGCTGCAAATCAAGAAATTCCCGAGGGAAGACAGGCTGATGCTTTTGCCAGTTTGACCAGTACCAGTAAATGTCATCATTCTCAGTCTATTGATAAGAATGAAATGAAGACTAAAGATGAAAATGTTTCCAACATAGGTATTTACATATATGCTGAAATCCAAGCTTTGTTGCAGTATCATATAAATTTACTGTATGAaatcagaatatttttttcctgttttgctCTTTTCTCAAGGGAAAAGTGTGTGTTCAGAAGATAATTTGAAGCAGGAAAATCATAGACTGGCATGTGTAGCAACTGAAGTTGTTTCAAGCCCAATTCAGAAGACAGATCTTACAGATAAAATAGGTAAAAGTGCTAAGTACTTTGACATACAATAGAAGCAAGAAAACAGCTTAACTTCCCAGTACCCAAATCAAAACATTGCATTGCTTGTTCCTTCTCTCTAATAATAGTGCTTCTGATTTCTGCAAACAGCAGCTTTCCAGTCAAAATGTATCAACCTATGTGAGCCAGGCTGTGGTCATCATGAAGTTGTTGCTGCTGAGTTTGCTAAAAATCTTAATTGCATGGTAAATAATGCTACTGAAATTTGTGAAGCAGGAAAAGAAACTTCGATAGATGATCAATACAAAGAGATAATAACTCGTGGGGCATCTGGAGAAGCAGGTAACATTGATGATGGGGCACTCACTGCTGACAAGGATCCTGTGAGCCGCCCTTCCCTGGAATTAGATGAGTATGATGATCCTTCATCTGAAAGCACTGATATCATGGTTGGTAATAATTCTCAGGATGTTCACCATGAAAATTCAAGTGGTTTACATCGTAGGAAAACTCGAAAGGTGCGCTTGTTGACCGAATTGTTGTGTGAAAATGGGGATGGAGACACTGATAACCAAACTCAGTATTCTCTGCCCCATGCCTTTCCTGATGCATCTGCTCGAGTTGACAAGGTTCTTGTTCTCCAAGGGGAGATGGCTATCCAAGGCAAAGCTAGAAGGGGCTTGGGTCAGAATAGGAAAAGAAAGTTGCCTCAGGATGAAGATTCAAGATCTCCAGAGATGAGATCTACCAGTAAAGTGTGTAAAGAAGTTAGGAACTCAAAGAGAGATGGGGAAACAGCTGAACTCAGTGGGGGTTCTGAATCAGAAGAAGATGCATTCGGAAGAATGGGTTTACAAACTGGCATGAAGAGTCAGTGGGCCAAAAACAAAGTTGACAGAAGTCTTGTTGTaagcaagaagaaaaacaaaaaggcaCTGAGTTTTGATGAATGTTTGTTCTCAGAGCTGTCACCAGAAAAGGCGCCAATTGAAATTGGGGAGAAAATTTCACCAGAAAAGGCCACTGCTGTTGATGATGTTTTGACCAAATCAGCACACAATGCATTTACAGGCAGAGAGATGGACTTTTTCCCTTTGCATTCTTCACAAATGGAGAAAAATGTTAATGATCacaagaagaaaggaaagatgCCTCTTTTTGAGGATTATCAGGTTTCCCCGTCTCCTTGGAATCATGGCATTCTCAGAGAAGGTCCAGTGATTAGGAAAGATGTGGGGACAATACATACTGGACTTGTACCTGTTCCGTTTCATTCAGCAGAGGACACATATCTTGAAAAGGGGCTGGATCTTTCTCTTAACAGCTACAAGACAGCACAAAGCTATGATGGGAAACATATTCCACTGGTAGAAAATAGGCAAAGTTCTTTATTTACTTGGCAAGAGGGAAGTTCCAAAAATCAGGCAATGAGGAAAGCTGCAGAAATTGAGCATGTGggaaatttcaatttcaattctaaaattGCCCAAGATGCACCTTTTGAGAAAGGAATACGTAGCGATCCCAGTACCAAGAGACCATCTTTTAAAATTCCCTTCCTTAGTGAGAAGCAGAAATACAACTTTCAGGTTGAAATTGGGGGTTGTTCTCTCATGCAGAAAAAGGTATGACCTCTGTTCACGCTGGTATTGTTGGAATATCACAGCATAGAAGGAGAGGTTTTTAGATAACTGATCGATTTGGGAACTTGCTTAATGCAATGGGAAAAGTCACGCAATTACTAGGTTGCAGGTTTGAGGCTGGAGAGCTGCCACATTGTACTAATGGTTGAAGGATAGGGACTGGTTCAAAATTCTGCCAGGAACCAAAGTCCCTTCC
The Populus nigra chromosome 3, ddPopNigr1.1, whole genome shotgun sequence genome window above contains:
- the LOC133690342 gene encoding protein EMBRYONIC FLOWER 1-like isoform X2 → MERTMLVEKNHPGSHSKLVSKVESSIRIDSITIDLDNADEKVEAEKCSHFSMRGYVSEIRKRDWKICWPFVSDGDSNNYEEQACLLPPLHVPKFRFWRCQNCVWEVDATANCYGSTALKSCSTGFKSTKVSSHAPILGDDAMLPSDVQGAANQEIPEGRQADAFASLTSTSKCHHSQSIDKNEMKTKDENVSNIGKSVCSEDNLKQENHRLACVATEVVSSPIQKTDLTDKIAFQSKCINLCEPGCGHHEVVAAEFAKNLNCMVNNATEICEAGKETSIDDQYKEIITRGASGEAGNIDDGALTADKDPVSRPSLELDEYDDPSSESTDIMVGNNSQDVHHENSSGLHRRKTRKVRLLTELLCENGDGDTDNQTQYSLPHAFPDASARVDKVLVLQGEMAIQGKARRGLGQNRKRKLPQDEDSRSPEMRSTSKVCKEVRNSKRDGETAELSGGSESEEDAFGRMGLQTGMKSQWAKNKVDRSLVVSKKKNKKALSFDECLFSELSPEKAPIEIGEKISPEKATAVDDVLTKSAHNAFTGREMDFFPLHSSQMEKNVNDHKKKGKMPLFEDYQVSPSPWNHGILREGPVIRKDVGTIHTGLVPVPFHSAEDTYLEKGLDLSLNSYKTAQSYDGKHIPLVENRQSSLFTWQEGSSKNQAMRKAAEIEHVGNFNFNSKIAQDAPFEKGIRSDPSTKRPSFKIPFLSEKQKYNFQVEIGGCSLMQKKDFCNTKSNEKTIGMQEHSAFPRKDINQRADKLSEQGALDDIPMEIVELMAKNQYERCLPDGEYEKRQLETTSSSRRSQMMNFSQVYGLGGLSLFHQETTQKQNPPARRNGIIKIGEMEESTKQKAVDFFSQADRNSFNMRRLEKTGSPVGFGPFLQHQEKPPSRVQPSACISNVQNISQNCKQIGDVVGNRSCYANFHTPGPCNTCQSIPQQSKEANHLWSSMMSNHMPFVYSIPPKCVTQSTNVNVFPHSSGSILKENMNGDRELKFLNKNAANLGKQNRNFGSETLIRARSEYPFAGKHNGIELNQKPIGSLDLYSNETIPAMHLLSLMDAGVQSSAPINMDVNSKFLKRPSITHNPEPKEFSRLDTGAFKAVNTVKHPPPNHHGKNQLAENFRDHIPVIQTTAGASSSSILHDKGIRKATDFPIQVVQDKDKRKGSDSRTQNKVNRSQKSAYGGFGTNCGSIPAHNMQTMFFGASDSSMFPLPFRALEKPNKHKLESPASNRTVHAHKSNSSETEVCSVNRNPADFTVPEAGNMYMIAGEDLKFEKEVPFVNGSRSLKLDGPKRQRKLPAVKGRGRPPMSRLS
- the LOC133690342 gene encoding protein EMBRYONIC FLOWER 1-like isoform X1, with the protein product MERTMLVEKNHPGSHSKLVSKVESSIRIDSITIDLDNADEKVEAEKCSHFSMRGYVSEIRKRDWKICWPFVSDGDSNNYEEQACLLPPLHVPKFRFWRCQNCVWEVDATANCYGSTALKSCSTGFKSTKVSSHAPILGDDAMLPSDVQGAANQEIPEGRQADAFASLTSTSKCHHSQSIDKNEMKTKDENVSNIGKSVCSEDNLKQENHRLACVATEVVSSPIQKTDLTDKIAAFQSKCINLCEPGCGHHEVVAAEFAKNLNCMVNNATEICEAGKETSIDDQYKEIITRGASGEAGNIDDGALTADKDPVSRPSLELDEYDDPSSESTDIMVGNNSQDVHHENSSGLHRRKTRKVRLLTELLCENGDGDTDNQTQYSLPHAFPDASARVDKVLVLQGEMAIQGKARRGLGQNRKRKLPQDEDSRSPEMRSTSKVCKEVRNSKRDGETAELSGGSESEEDAFGRMGLQTGMKSQWAKNKVDRSLVVSKKKNKKALSFDECLFSELSPEKAPIEIGEKISPEKATAVDDVLTKSAHNAFTGREMDFFPLHSSQMEKNVNDHKKKGKMPLFEDYQVSPSPWNHGILREGPVIRKDVGTIHTGLVPVPFHSAEDTYLEKGLDLSLNSYKTAQSYDGKHIPLVENRQSSLFTWQEGSSKNQAMRKAAEIEHVGNFNFNSKIAQDAPFEKGIRSDPSTKRPSFKIPFLSEKQKYNFQVEIGGCSLMQKKDFCNTKSNEKTIGMQEHSAFPRKDINQRADKLSEQGALDDIPMEIVELMAKNQYERCLPDGEYEKRQLETTSSSRRSQMMNFSQVYGLGGLSLFHQETTQKQNPPARRNGIIKIGEMEESTKQKAVDFFSQADRNSFNMRRLEKTGSPVGFGPFLQHQEKPPSRVQPSACISNVQNISQNCKQIGDVVGNRSCYANFHTPGPCNTCQSIPQQSKEANHLWSSMMSNHMPFVYSIPPKCVTQSTNVNVFPHSSGSILKENMNGDRELKFLNKNAANLGKQNRNFGSETLIRARSEYPFAGKHNGIELNQKPIGSLDLYSNETIPAMHLLSLMDAGVQSSAPINMDVNSKFLKRPSITHNPEPKEFSRLDTGAFKAVNTVKHPPPNHHGKNQLAENFRDHIPVIQTTAGASSSSILHDKGIRKATDFPIQVVQDKDKRKGSDSRTQNKVNRSQKSAYGGFGTNCGSIPAHNMQTMFFGASDSSMFPLPFRALEKPNKHKLESPASNRTVHAHKSNSSETEVCSVNRNPADFTVPEAGNMYMIAGEDLKFEKEVPFVNGSRSLKLDGPKRQRKLPAVKGRGRPPMSRLS
- the LOC133690342 gene encoding protein EMBRYONIC FLOWER 1-like isoform X3; the encoded protein is MERTMLVEKNHPGSHSKLVSKVESSIRIDSITIDLDNADEKVEAEKCSHFSMRGYVSEIRKRDWKICWPFVSDGDSNNYEEQACLLPPLHVPKFRFWRCQNCVWEVDATANCYGSTALKSCSTGFKSTKVSSHAPILGDDAMLPSDVQGAANQEIPEGRQADAFASLTSTSKCHHSQSIDKNEMKTKDENVSNIGKSVCSEDNLKQENHRLACVATEVVSSPIQKTDLTDKIAAFQSKCINLCEPGCGHHEVVAAEFAKNLNCMVNNATEICEAGKETSIDDQYKEIITRGASGEAGNIDDGALTADKDPVSRPSLELDEYDDPSSESTDIMVGNNSQDVHHENSSGLHRRKTRKVRLLTELLCENGDGDTDNQTQYSLPHAFPDASARVDKVLVLQGEMAIQGKARRGLGQNRKRKLPQDEDSRSPEMRSTSKVCKEVRNSKRDGETAELSGGSESEEDAFGRMGLQTGMKSQWAKNKVDRSLVVSKKKNKKALSFDECLFSELSPEKAPIEIGEKISPEKATAVDDVLTKSAHNAFTGREMDFFPLHSSQMEKNVNDHKKKGKMPLFEDYQVSPSPWNHGILREGPVIRKDVGTIHTGLVPVPFHSAEDTYLEKGLDLSLNSYKTAQSYDGKHIPLVENRQSSLFTWQEGSSKNQAMRKAAEIEHVGNFNFNSKIAQDAPFEKGIRSDPSTKRPSFKIPFLSEKQKYNFQVEIGGCSLMQKKDFCNTKSNEKTIGMQEHSAFPRKDINQRADKLSEQGALDDIPMEIVELMAKNQYERCLPDGEYEKRQLETTSSSRRSQMMNFSQVYGLGGLSLFHQETTQKQNPPARRNGIIKIGEMEESTKQKAVDFFSQADRNSFNMRRLEKTGSPVGFGPFLQHQEKPPSRVQPSACISNVQNISQNCKQIGDVVGNRSCYANFHTPGPCNTCQSIPQQSKEANHLWSSMMSNHMPFVYSIPPKCVTQSTNVNVFPHSSGSILKENMNGDRELKFLNKNAANLGKQNRNFGSETLIRARSEYPFAGKHNGIELNQKPIGSLDLYSNETIPAMHLLSLMDAGVQSSAPINMDVNSKFLKRPSITHNPEPKEFSRLDTGAFKAVNTVKHPPPNHHGKNQLAENFRDHIPVIQTTAGASSSSILHDKDSSMFPLPFRALEKPNKHKLESPASNRTVHAHKSNSSETEVCSVNRNPADFTVPEAGNMYMIAGEDLKFEKEVPFVNGSRSLKLDGPKRQRKLPAVKGRGRPPMSRLS